Proteins encoded by one window of Deltaproteobacteria bacterium:
- a CDS encoding anhydro-N-acetylmuramic acid kinase, giving the protein MSLGVGLMSGTSIDGIDAAVVRFSSKADQKPLHLVAFETYRFPQKIRKRVLACSDGKFSDKEELCRLHFELGELFAGAVKKICHKAKIPIGRIDFIGSHGQTVCHLGQEGSVQLGEPSIIAERTGITTVADFRSRDIAAGGTGAPLAPYLHYHLFHSSRLSRAVHNLGGISNLTFLPKNASLKEVTGFDTGPGNMVIDGLMREKSGGRHHFDEDGRVALRGRISLSLLKELLRGPFIGKRPPKTCGREEFGRDFVMTFLSRGERLKLRFEDIVSTATAFTAVSIAENYRRFIFSKGRLDEIIFMGGGVHNETLMTMIRAELVGTKISTLDEYPFGIPSDAAEAVLFALLAHETLQGRPTNLPRVTGARKSVVLGTITPGN; this is encoded by the coding sequence ATGTCTTTGGGTGTTGGCCTCATGTCTGGAACCTCTATCGATGGGATTGATGCGGCTGTTGTTCGGTTCTCCTCGAAAGCGGATCAAAAACCCCTTCATCTCGTGGCGTTTGAAACCTACCGGTTCCCTCAAAAAATTCGGAAGAGAGTCCTGGCCTGTTCGGACGGCAAATTTTCGGACAAGGAAGAGTTGTGCCGCCTCCATTTTGAATTAGGCGAACTTTTTGCGGGGGCTGTTAAGAAGATTTGTCACAAGGCGAAAATTCCGATCGGCCGGATCGATTTTATCGGCTCCCATGGGCAGACGGTTTGTCATCTGGGGCAGGAAGGGAGCGTTCAACTGGGAGAGCCTTCCATCATTGCGGAGAGGACCGGCATTACCACAGTTGCCGATTTTCGGTCGCGTGACATTGCCGCGGGAGGAACAGGGGCACCGCTCGCCCCCTATCTCCATTACCACCTTTTTCACTCTTCCCGGTTGAGCAGGGCTGTTCACAACCTCGGTGGGATCAGCAATCTGACCTTTTTGCCAAAGAACGCCTCTCTCAAGGAGGTGACCGGTTTTGATACAGGTCCGGGCAACATGGTGATCGATGGTCTGATGCGTGAAAAAAGTGGCGGACGTCATCACTTCGATGAGGACGGAAGAGTGGCACTCCGAGGGCGAATCTCGCTTTCTCTCTTAAAGGAACTCCTTCGGGGACCGTTTATCGGTAAGCGACCTCCAAAAACGTGTGGTCGTGAGGAGTTTGGAAGAGATTTTGTCATGACGTTTCTGTCGCGGGGCGAACGGCTTAAGCTTCGGTTTGAAGATATTGTCTCAACGGCTACTGCCTTCACAGCGGTATCGATTGCCGAGAATTATCGTCGTTTTATCTTTTCCAAGGGGAGGCTTGATGAAATTATTTTTATGGGAGGCGGCGTGCACAACGAGACACTCATGACAATGATTCGTGCGGAACTGGTTGGGACGAAGATCAGCACACTCGACGAGTATCCCTTTGGTATCCCTTCCGATGCCGCCGAGGCGGTGCTTTTTGCCCTGCTGGCCCATGAAACCCTTCAGGGCCGTCCGACGAATCTTCCGCGTGTAACCGGGGCCAGAAAATCGGTAGTGTTGGGTACGATAACGCCCGGAAATTGA
- a CDS encoding ATP-binding protein, with the protein MVERPFWIGLLLEALKKRPIVWLAGVRRSGKTSLCRMLSGVRYFDCELPSVRREVESESFWEGQKKQTVILDEIHRLSHPAEILKIAADHYPSIHVIATGSSTLAATTKFRDSLTGRKTRIWLTPANSLDSQVFGIGDFKKRLLLGGLPPFLLADQWDESAYQEWLDSFWSRDIQELFRLGNRSSFLKFFELLMAQSGGIFEAQKFASPCEVSRPTISNYLAVLETTLTAHVIRPYSKRLATEIVTAPKVFGFDTGFVSFAKGWTTLPNDHAGLLFEHWVLNEFHSVLQETSLNYWRDKAGHEIDFVWKRRGKPPVAIECKWHQDQFDDSSLRSFRHRHPEGENILITANQPGKRLIKKGPLEIIHLGPESVRDWIQSKY; encoded by the coding sequence ATGGTAGAACGTCCGTTTTGGATAGGCCTTCTTCTGGAGGCCCTCAAGAAGCGCCCGATTGTTTGGCTGGCAGGGGTCCGGCGGTCGGGGAAAACCTCTCTCTGTCGCATGCTCTCCGGAGTTCGATACTTCGATTGTGAATTACCATCGGTGCGCCGAGAGGTTGAGAGCGAGAGTTTCTGGGAGGGGCAAAAGAAACAAACAGTCATTCTCGATGAAATCCATCGTCTCTCTCACCCCGCCGAAATTTTAAAAATTGCTGCCGATCATTATCCTTCGATCCATGTCATCGCGACTGGGTCCTCAACTCTGGCTGCTACAACCAAATTTCGCGACTCCCTGACCGGGCGAAAAACGCGTATCTGGCTGACTCCGGCAAACAGCCTCGATTCGCAAGTTTTTGGGATTGGGGACTTTAAAAAACGTCTCCTCCTCGGGGGGCTTCCTCCGTTTCTTCTCGCAGATCAGTGGGACGAATCGGCTTATCAGGAATGGCTGGATTCCTTTTGGTCCCGAGATATTCAGGAATTATTTCGATTGGGCAATCGGTCTTCTTTTCTCAAGTTTTTTGAACTCCTCATGGCGCAGAGTGGCGGTATTTTTGAGGCTCAGAAATTTGCCAGCCCTTGCGAAGTGAGTCGTCCTACGATTTCAAATTACCTTGCCGTCCTGGAAACAACCCTGACGGCCCATGTGATTCGTCCTTATTCCAAACGTCTTGCGACCGAGATAGTAACGGCCCCAAAGGTCTTCGGTTTCGATACCGGTTTCGTCTCCTTTGCCAAGGGGTGGACAACCCTTCCTAACGACCATGCAGGTCTTCTCTTCGAACATTGGGTTCTGAATGAATTTCACTCTGTCTTGCAAGAAACTTCCCTCAATTACTGGCGGGATAAGGCGGGGCATGAAATTGATTTTGTCTGGAAGAGGCGTGGCAAACCACCGGTTGCGATTGAATGCAAGTGGCATCAAGACCAGTTTGATGATTCTTCATTGAGAAGTTTTCGTCATCGCCACCCTGAAGGGGAGAATATTCTGATAACGGCGAATCAGCCGGGGAAGCGCTTGATCAAAAAAGGGCCACTCGAAATTATCCACTTAGGTCCCGAATCCGTACGCGATTGGATTCAGTCGAAGTACTAA
- a CDS encoding nucleotidyltransferase substrate binding protein, which yields MKLILTPLEKALKQLEKGLWYLTSNESQKDSELREQFRAAVIHAFEFSFELSWKLLKRYLENYSLEKVDGFTTKQLFRVGFEQGLIRDPNAWFDYLEKRNPTTHTYDGAVAERVYEGAKGFLRDAQDLLQKLKSKTA from the coding sequence ATGAAATTAATTCTTACCCCGCTTGAAAAGGCGTTGAAGCAGCTTGAGAAAGGCCTTTGGTACCTTACCTCCAACGAAAGTCAAAAAGATAGTGAGTTGCGTGAGCAATTCCGGGCTGCGGTGATCCATGCGTTTGAATTTAGTTTTGAATTGTCCTGGAAACTGCTGAAGCGTTATCTCGAAAACTACAGTCTTGAAAAAGTGGATGGGTTCACGACAAAGCAGCTCTTCCGCGTTGGATTTGAACAAGGTCTGATTCGCGATCCGAATGCCTGGTTTGATTATCTGGAGAAGCGGAACCCGACGACCCACACTTACGATGGTGCCGTGGCCGAACGTGTCTACGAGGGGGCGAAGGGATTCTTGCGGGATGCCCAGGATCTACTTCAAAAACTAAAATCAAAGACCGCGTGA
- a CDS encoding nucleotidyltransferase domain-containing protein produces MIDLPPHHLTTVRRILADTIPGYEVRVFGSRVTGTAKPHSDLDLAVVADHPLDLKTLSRLREAFEESDLPIRVDLVEWNSISDEFRKVIEESYEIILEGENSSPGP; encoded by the coding sequence GTGATCGACCTCCCCCCCCATCATCTTACAACAGTCCGTCGGATCCTTGCCGATACGATCCCCGGGTATGAGGTTCGGGTCTTTGGTTCGCGAGTCACCGGCACCGCAAAACCCCACTCCGACCTTGATCTCGCCGTCGTTGCCGATCACCCGCTTGACCTCAAAACATTGAGTCGCCTCCGTGAGGCGTTTGAGGAGTCGGACCTGCCGATTCGGGTTGATCTGGTAGAATGGAACTCGATCAGCGATGAATTTCGCAAGGTGATCGAGGAAAGTTACGAAATCATTTTGGAGGGGGAGAATTCATCCCCAGGACCGTAG
- the rsmI gene encoding 16S rRNA (cytidine(1402)-2'-O)-methyltransferase, with translation MSGTLYIVATPIGNLEDITLRALRILKEVDLIACEDTRHTRKLLTHYEITKPLVSYFEHNKITRGEHLIRQLKEGKSIALVSDAGTPGISDPGYNLIHSVLEEGIEVVPIPGPSAAIAALSASGLPTDQFHFVGFLPLKEGKKRRLLESLKGEGATLVVYESPFRVRKTLQIALELFGNIPSVAAHELTKIHEGFFRGPLADLLPKIGRDVPEKGEWILLFGLQR, from the coding sequence ATGTCCGGCACCCTCTACATCGTTGCCACTCCGATCGGGAATCTCGAGGACATCACACTTCGGGCACTACGGATTTTAAAAGAGGTCGATCTCATTGCCTGCGAAGATACGCGTCACACACGAAAATTGTTGACCCACTATGAGATCACAAAACCGCTCGTGAGTTACTTTGAACACAATAAGATCACTCGGGGAGAACATTTGATACGTCAGCTTAAGGAAGGGAAGTCGATCGCCCTCGTCTCGGACGCCGGGACACCGGGAATCTCCGATCCCGGGTACAATCTTATTCACTCCGTTCTGGAGGAGGGGATCGAGGTTGTTCCGATTCCTGGCCCCTCCGCGGCGATTGCGGCGTTGTCGGCCTCCGGACTTCCAACCGATCAATTTCATTTTGTCGGCTTTTTGCCTCTTAAAGAGGGGAAGAAGAGACGTCTGCTGGAGTCGCTTAAAGGGGAGGGGGCAACTCTTGTGGTGTATGAGTCCCCTTTTCGTGTCCGGAAAACCCTGCAGATCGCCCTTGAACTGTTTGGCAACATCCCGTCTGTTGCGGCACATGAATTAACGAAAATTCACGAGGGGTTCTTTCGTGGCCCACTAGCCGATCTTCTCCCAAAGATCGGAAGGGATGTCCCTGAAAAGGGGGAATGGATCCTTCTTTTTGGTCTTCAGCGGTAG
- a CDS encoding sigma 54-interacting transcriptional regulator, with amino-acid sequence MLDADYQKEVEELKLEVAEMSDLEAFMLSSENVQKAVLHGLVRSVAKADVNVLLTGESGTGKELTARVIHQLSTRSKGPFVAIDCAAIPETLIEGELFGHEKGSFTGADATLQGKLETANGGTLFLDEVSNIPTSVQAKLLRFLESREFERIGGRKSIRTDIRIIAATNTDLEELAKEKKFRMDLFYRLNEFPISIPPLRERREDIPMLSNRFLVKFQDAIQHKVVEISPTAMQKLQAYHYPGNVRELRNVIKRAMVVAKNQIEVNDLPVEVQKAQVGPKKIDPEIHVPILGEVSLPDAVRKKAQETERQMIIDALKKTGGHHGKAAELLGITSRTLYNKMRDLGL; translated from the coding sequence ATGCTCGATGCCGATTATCAAAAAGAGGTTGAGGAGCTAAAGCTTGAGGTGGCCGAGATGTCGGACCTCGAGGCGTTCATGCTCTCATCTGAAAATGTTCAAAAGGCGGTCCTTCATGGCCTGGTTCGTTCGGTTGCGAAGGCGGATGTCAACGTCCTCCTGACAGGGGAATCCGGGACCGGAAAAGAGTTAACCGCCCGGGTTATCCACCAGCTCTCGACGCGCTCCAAGGGGCCTTTCGTTGCGATTGACTGCGCCGCGATTCCGGAAACGCTCATTGAAGGTGAACTGTTCGGACATGAAAAGGGCTCCTTTACAGGCGCAGATGCCACACTTCAGGGAAAACTGGAGACGGCCAACGGAGGGACACTCTTTCTCGATGAGGTCTCCAACATCCCGACGTCGGTTCAGGCCAAACTCCTCCGTTTTCTGGAATCGCGGGAGTTTGAACGGATCGGAGGGCGCAAGTCGATCCGGACTGACATCCGAATTATCGCCGCCACGAATACCGATCTGGAGGAGCTGGCCAAGGAGAAGAAATTCCGAATGGATCTTTTTTACCGCTTGAATGAATTCCCGATCTCCATCCCCCCCCTTCGGGAGAGGAGAGAAGATATTCCGATGCTCTCAAACCGCTTTCTCGTGAAGTTTCAGGATGCGATCCAGCATAAGGTGGTCGAAATTTCTCCAACGGCAATGCAGAAACTTCAGGCCTACCATTACCCTGGAAATGTGAGGGAACTCCGCAATGTCATTAAACGGGCAATGGTGGTTGCCAAAAACCAGATCGAGGTGAATGACCTCCCGGTGGAGGTTCAGAAGGCTCAAGTCGGACCCAAAAAAATCGATCCTGAGATTCATGTACCGATACTGGGCGAGGTCAGTCTGCCGGATGCCGTCCGCAAAAAGGCACAAGAGACCGAAAGGCAGATGATTATCGATGCCTTGAAGAAGACCGGTGGGCATCATGGAAAGGCGGCTGAATTGCTGGGGATTACCTCGCGGACCCTCTACAACAAGATGCGAGATCTGGGGCTGTAA
- a CDS encoding protein kinase — protein MGEETTELHIAGKDYRLIRKIGQGGFGEVYLALDEAGREYAFKILYAASNPSRIASFKNEFLLLTQLKHPGLCKPHDLVYSDKLKRYLILSDFVRGEDFFKGTANKSVLEIEELAIQTLEILDYLHKHRIIHFDIKCPNILINEEKKVKLLDFGVAHLETQPLKQLAGTLFYSPPEILLKSPHTDRRVDLYSLGIVFYRALTRHFPFSEKDPGEALNWHLRKTVTWNEEEESKIPAYLRKLLEMLLKKEPSERVSQGFSAINWINLHTQNRYGEREASSASPLPEEGRLVGRQKEMEEAREALNNPAGQAFLFTGELGIGKSRLLHEIKYQAEFKEIPCLWLDRFNQKDAFSQLRKGLELPPSKTAADFFEHSLKTVHKKAPLILFADDLQDSDPLFAEWLAQVQREIGTVCLMLSWQGTLPSHGAFANLFQKAKIHPLPPLSTEEIGLYFTELLGGKKVPPEFEEWLSSFSSGIPLLVAEGARYYLEGKGEGRLPDTIENLYQNNLETLAPEAQTILETTALWRKSITLEELADSSALPMTQLAIFVPSLVERGLLNRQSTFGQMEARYQIPNEALVRLLQQRQKKLLRQKKGKRILHSTQKEKDPSLEDLVAYAFESGEKRWAKRYLLELGSYYQSTFQTRRAIENYKDYLQSFTKDKKGTLEVKKKLIPLLVLAGRPNDALRLFPPREKLSLEERKLMGWVLTRSGKFHEAAEFYVEALQESDDKDPLHSELMNALANVYVQTREFQKAITLFKTTLPSPNTPDKEKFRLLINNNLGLALSLTGQIDEARRFEKEKLELFRKLGEKHQIAVSLSQLGFIELQGQQVTDADRYFMESLSLSKELGDLHNILIMLDNLITIAQRRGRYHEAIQYLEEATRYRNLVSPPYQIIQNYLKGAFLYLNLGLSQTAHDMLCRINSLTSTGPFPGLTAWITLAWGYYYRAIQSHEKAREKFEEVVDQATKTADPLLNGWGHYALAEIYLEVRQSERSAAEYQSAAKLSDRFDQELSLRMQLLNLTLQKKGGLPPEEKLNDRLRELAKTCEQNGLMEIAAEAYAQIPDKRGGTIYQEIASLLPEEYRVAYLEDPLRSQNLRSLEQEHSLRRT, from the coding sequence GTGGGAGAAGAAACAACAGAACTTCATATCGCAGGGAAGGATTATCGACTGATCCGAAAGATCGGACAGGGGGGGTTCGGGGAGGTCTACCTGGCCCTCGATGAGGCTGGCCGGGAATATGCATTCAAGATTCTCTATGCCGCATCGAATCCGAGCCGGATTGCGTCCTTTAAAAATGAATTCCTCCTGCTAACCCAGCTCAAACACCCTGGTCTCTGCAAGCCACATGACCTTGTCTATTCCGACAAACTGAAACGTTACCTCATCCTCTCCGACTTTGTTCGGGGAGAAGATTTTTTCAAGGGGACTGCCAACAAATCGGTTTTGGAGATAGAGGAACTCGCCATCCAAACACTGGAGATCCTCGACTATCTCCACAAACACAGGATTATTCATTTTGATATCAAATGCCCTAACATCCTCATCAACGAAGAGAAAAAGGTAAAACTGCTCGATTTCGGCGTTGCCCATCTTGAGACCCAGCCGTTAAAACAGCTGGCCGGTACTCTTTTTTATTCACCCCCTGAAATTCTTTTGAAATCGCCCCATACCGATCGTCGTGTCGATCTTTACTCGCTAGGAATCGTTTTTTATCGGGCACTCACCCGTCATTTTCCATTCAGTGAAAAGGACCCTGGCGAGGCACTCAACTGGCACTTGAGAAAAACAGTCACCTGGAACGAGGAGGAGGAATCAAAAATTCCTGCTTATCTCCGGAAGCTCCTTGAGATGTTGCTCAAAAAAGAGCCAAGCGAACGGGTCTCGCAAGGTTTCAGCGCAATCAACTGGATCAACCTCCACACGCAAAATCGTTACGGAGAGAGAGAGGCCAGCAGTGCCTCCCCCCTGCCGGAAGAGGGGCGGCTCGTGGGACGTCAAAAGGAGATGGAGGAGGCGAGGGAGGCGTTGAACAACCCGGCGGGTCAGGCGTTTCTTTTTACGGGCGAATTGGGAATCGGCAAAAGCCGGCTGCTCCATGAGATCAAGTATCAGGCAGAATTCAAGGAGATCCCCTGTCTATGGCTTGACCGCTTCAACCAGAAGGATGCCTTCTCACAACTACGCAAGGGGCTTGAGCTCCCTCCTTCCAAAACAGCGGCCGATTTTTTTGAACACTCCCTCAAGACCGTTCACAAGAAGGCCCCGCTGATCCTGTTTGCCGATGATCTGCAGGACTCGGACCCGTTGTTCGCCGAGTGGCTGGCACAGGTTCAAAGAGAGATCGGGACCGTCTGTCTCATGCTCAGTTGGCAAGGGACACTCCCCTCGCACGGGGCATTCGCCAATCTTTTCCAAAAGGCAAAAATCCACCCCCTCCCTCCACTCTCAACGGAGGAGATCGGCCTCTACTTCACTGAACTCCTCGGAGGAAAAAAGGTACCGCCCGAATTTGAGGAATGGCTCTCCTCCTTCTCTTCCGGCATTCCGCTACTCGTTGCAGAAGGGGCCCGATACTACCTTGAGGGAAAAGGGGAAGGAAGGCTGCCTGATACCATTGAAAATCTCTATCAAAACAATCTCGAAACGCTTGCTCCCGAAGCCCAGACGATCCTTGAAACAACGGCCCTCTGGAGAAAAAGCATCACGCTGGAAGAACTGGCCGACTCTTCGGCTCTCCCGATGACACAACTAGCCATCTTTGTTCCGTCCCTTGTGGAACGGGGCTTGCTGAACCGACAGTCAACCTTCGGTCAGATGGAGGCCCGTTACCAGATTCCAAACGAGGCACTCGTGCGTCTCTTGCAACAACGGCAAAAAAAACTGCTCCGCCAAAAAAAGGGCAAGAGAATCCTGCACAGCACACAGAAGGAGAAAGATCCGTCGCTGGAAGATCTCGTCGCCTACGCCTTTGAATCGGGCGAAAAGCGGTGGGCCAAGCGATATCTTCTGGAACTCGGTTCCTACTATCAGTCGACTTTTCAGACCCGGCGGGCGATTGAAAACTACAAGGATTATCTCCAGTCTTTCACCAAGGACAAAAAGGGGACTCTCGAGGTTAAAAAAAAGTTGATCCCCCTGCTTGTCTTGGCAGGCCGGCCCAACGACGCACTCCGCCTTTTTCCTCCCCGTGAAAAACTGTCTCTGGAGGAACGAAAGCTGATGGGCTGGGTCCTGACACGGTCCGGAAAATTTCATGAGGCAGCAGAATTTTATGTTGAGGCACTTCAGGAGAGCGATGACAAGGACCCCCTCCATAGTGAGCTGATGAACGCGCTCGCCAACGTTTATGTTCAAACCCGGGAGTTCCAGAAGGCGATCACCCTCTTTAAAACAACCCTCCCCTCCCCCAACACTCCCGACAAGGAAAAATTCCGCCTCCTCATCAACAACAATCTGGGACTCGCCCTCTCCCTCACCGGTCAGATTGATGAGGCACGGCGGTTTGAAAAAGAGAAACTGGAGCTGTTTCGAAAGTTGGGAGAGAAGCACCAGATCGCCGTCAGCTTAAGTCAGCTCGGCTTTATTGAGCTTCAGGGACAACAGGTGACAGACGCCGACCGTTATTTTATGGAGTCCCTTTCACTCTCCAAGGAGCTTGGTGACCTCCATAATATCCTCATCATGCTCGACAACCTCATCACGATCGCGCAACGCCGAGGACGGTACCACGAGGCGATTCAATATCTTGAAGAGGCAACCCGATACCGGAATCTTGTGAGCCCCCCTTATCAGATCATACAAAATTATCTCAAGGGGGCCTTCCTCTATCTGAACCTCGGTCTCTCGCAAACAGCACATGACATGCTCTGCAGGATTAATTCACTGACTTCAACCGGCCCTTTCCCCGGACTCACCGCATGGATCACACTGGCCTGGGGCTACTACTACCGGGCAATCCAATCCCATGAAAAGGCGCGTGAGAAGTTCGAAGAGGTTGTCGATCAGGCAACAAAGACAGCCGATCCCCTCTTGAACGGTTGGGGACACTATGCACTGGCGGAGATCTACCTTGAGGTGCGGCAGTCGGAGAGATCGGCGGCGGAGTACCAAAGCGCTGCAAAGCTTTCCGATCGTTTCGATCAGGAGCTCTCTCTTCGAATGCAGCTTCTAAATCTGACCCTTCAAAAAAAGGGGGGACTCCCACCGGAGGAAAAGCTTAACGACAGATTGCGTGAACTCGCAAAAACCTGTGAACAAAACGGCCTCATGGAGATCGCTGCGGAGGCGTACGCCCAAATTCCGGATAAAAGGGGGGGCACGATTTATCAGGAGATCGCCTCCCTGCTGCCGGAGGAGTATCGAGTTGCCTATCTGGAGGATCCACTGCGATCTCAGAATCTCCGTTCGCTTGAACAGGAGCACTCCTTACGGAGGACTTAA
- a CDS encoding formyltetrahydrofolate deformylase, whose translation MARIRVAGPDRKGIIATVTTHLFQNNLNIEDIDQRILEGFLVMNMQVDLSGLRGPLPLFREGLKKVGRSIGMEITLEVLEERRIKNVALLVTKEPHCLTTILQKMREGKIHGQARLILSNRRELKPTADQYKIPFHYFPSAKKQEQEQKILKELSRHEIDLIVLARYMQILSPEFCFRYEGKIINIHPSLLPSFPGARAYSQAFHKGVEVVGVTAHFVTTDLDQGPIITQGAFRINKSKESLESIAVKGKKLEADVLAKAVKLFCDNRLALRRGKVVDSRHLHEMEQKVKEFYS comes from the coding sequence ATGGCCCGGATACGGGTCGCAGGACCGGATCGCAAGGGGATCATCGCCACGGTGACGACCCATCTTTTCCAGAACAATCTGAATATCGAAGATATCGACCAGAGGATCCTTGAAGGTTTTCTGGTCATGAACATGCAGGTCGATCTATCAGGTCTCAGAGGACCCCTCCCGCTCTTCCGCGAAGGGTTAAAAAAAGTGGGGCGCTCGATCGGGATGGAGATCACCCTGGAGGTCCTGGAGGAGCGCCGGATCAAAAATGTGGCCCTTCTGGTTACAAAGGAACCCCACTGCCTCACAACCATTTTACAGAAGATGAGAGAGGGAAAGATTCACGGACAGGCCCGTCTGATTCTTTCCAACCGACGAGAACTCAAACCAACCGCGGATCAATACAAAATCCCCTTCCATTATTTTCCTTCGGCGAAAAAGCAGGAACAGGAGCAGAAAATTCTAAAGGAACTCTCCCGCCATGAAATCGACCTCATTGTACTGGCCCGGTACATGCAAATCCTCTCACCGGAATTCTGTTTTCGCTATGAGGGAAAAATTATCAACATCCATCCGTCACTCCTCCCGTCGTTCCCGGGAGCCCGTGCCTATTCCCAAGCATTCCATAAAGGGGTAGAGGTTGTCGGTGTCACCGCCCATTTTGTCACCACCGATCTGGATCAGGGGCCGATCATTACGCAGGGGGCGTTCCGGATCAACAAATCCAAAGAATCGCTCGAGTCGATTGCGGTAAAAGGGAAAAAGCTCGAGGCGGATGTCCTGGCAAAGGCCGTCAAACTATTCTGTGACAACCGTCTGGCCCTCCGACGCGGGAAGGTGGTCGACAGCCGGCACCTTCATGAGATGGAACAGAAGGTTAAAGAATTTTACAGTTAA
- the rpsP gene encoding 30S ribosomal protein S16, with amino-acid sequence MAVKLRLMRVGARSKPSYRIVVIDSHAACKGAAQEVVGFYDPRQGIEKAKVDGDRVRYWLGCGAQPSVVVGHILKKAGVGKAA; translated from the coding sequence ATGGCAGTGAAACTAAGACTCATGCGTGTTGGTGCTCGTTCAAAGCCGTCTTATCGGATTGTGGTGATCGATTCCCACGCTGCTTGCAAGGGGGCGGCCCAGGAGGTTGTCGGCTTCTACGACCCTCGGCAGGGGATTGAAAAGGCAAAGGTTGATGGTGACAGGGTTCGTTATTGGCTTGGGTGTGGCGCCCAACCGTCTGTGGTCGTTGGACATATCCTCAAGAAGGCAGGTGTTGGGAAGGCTGCTTAA
- a CDS encoding KH domain-containing protein produces the protein MKNLVEVMAKSLVDNPDKVEVIEVGGEQTTVYELKVAKEDLGKIIGKEGRNARSMRTILGAASTKIGKKSILEIIE, from the coding sequence ATGAAAAACCTCGTTGAGGTGATGGCAAAGTCGCTGGTTGATAATCCTGACAAGGTCGAAGTGATTGAGGTGGGGGGAGAGCAGACGACCGTCTATGAACTGAAGGTGGCCAAGGAGGACTTGGGTAAGATCATCGGCAAGGAGGGGAGAAACGCCCGGTCGATGAGGACAATTCTTGGGGCCGCCTCCACAAAGATTGGCAAAAAGTCGATTCTTGAAATCATCGAATAA
- the trmD gene encoding tRNA (guanosine(37)-N1)-methyltransferase TrmD, which yields MQFDILTLFPEFFETPLKTSLVGKGLERSLFSVRLCNIRDFAYNKHHQVDDRAYGGGAGMVMSPEPIVTALEAIPSHGKRRRIYFSPQGEPLRQERLSSYLQYDQLVLLCGRYEGVDQRVIDHFIDEEISIGDYVLSGGEVAALVFLEALVRLIPGLLGKEESLSQESFTSFNPKEPSLLLEYPQYTRPEEFRGHRVPEVLLSGDHSKIERWRQERAMEKTKKRRPDLLR from the coding sequence ATGCAGTTTGATATCCTGACCCTCTTCCCGGAGTTTTTTGAGACTCCGCTCAAGACCTCTTTGGTGGGAAAGGGGCTGGAGCGGTCGCTCTTTTCGGTACGGCTCTGCAATATCCGTGATTTTGCTTATAACAAACACCACCAGGTTGATGACCGGGCCTATGGCGGTGGGGCGGGCATGGTGATGAGTCCGGAGCCGATTGTCACGGCCCTGGAGGCGATCCCTTCCCACGGGAAGAGGCGCCGGATCTATTTTTCACCTCAGGGGGAGCCGCTTCGGCAGGAGAGACTCTCCTCCTATCTCCAGTATGACCAGCTCGTTCTTTTATGCGGGCGGTATGAAGGGGTGGATCAACGTGTGATCGATCATTTCATCGATGAAGAGATCTCGATTGGCGATTACGTCCTTTCAGGCGGAGAGGTGGCCGCCCTGGTCTTTCTGGAGGCACTCGTTCGATTGATCCCCGGCCTGCTTGGCAAAGAGGAGTCTCTCTCACAGGAGTCATTTACCTCATTCAATCCCAAGGAACCTTCCTTGCTGCTGGAGTATCCCCAGTATACACGCCCTGAGGAATTCAGGGGGCATCGCGTCCCCGAGGTCCTTTTGAGTGGGGATCATTCCAAAATAGAGCGCTGGCGTCAGGAGCGGGCGATGGAGAAGACCAAAAAAAGGCGTCCCGATCTTCTCCGATGA